In Streptomyces sp. NBC_01231, the sequence GGCTGCCCCAGCCCCACAGCTGGGCGACGCCGTGCAGGTTCGCCCACAGCGCGCCCGCGACCAGCCGGGCGTCGGCGTCCGGACGGGCCCGGCAGACCAGCTCCACCAGGCGCGCGAACAGCGGAAGGCTGGTGTCCCGCAGCCCCAGATGACCGCTCTCCAGCAGATCATGACGGAACATCAGCTCGTACATGCCCTGGTTGTCCAGCGCGAACTCCAGATAGCAGCGCCCCAGCGCCGTCAGCTGGACGCGCGGGGCGGCCGTACCGGCACCGGTCGCCTCGGTCGCCCGCGCCGCCAGCGCGTCGAATCCGCGCCGGGCGATGGCCGACAGCAGCTCCAGGTGTGTCGGGAAGTGGCGACGCGGCGCCCCGTGCGAGACACCCGCCCGGCGCGCGATCTCCCGCAGTGTGAGCGCCTGGGCGCCCTCCCGCGCGACGAGTTCCACCCCGACATCGACCAGACGGGCACGCAGCCCGGGTTCGGACTCATCCGTTTCAGCCATAGACAGTGTCTACCAGGCGGTCGTAGACACTGTCTACCGGGAATGTGCGGGGCGTCCGGGCAGGTTGAGAGACGTATGACTCAGGACGCGAAGGACGCGAAGGACGCGAAGGACGCGAAGGACGCGAAGGACGCGAAGGACGCGAAGGACGCGAAGGACGCGAAGGACGCGAAGGACGCCCAGGACCCGGCACCGGACGCACTGCTCCGGTTGCTCTCCGACGGCCACGGCGGGGTGTTGGTGACCCTCAAGCGTGACGGTCGGCCCCAGCTGTCGAACGTCAGCCACGCCTACTACCCGGACGAGCGGATCATCCGGATCTCGATCACCGACGACCGCGCCAAGACCCGCAACCTGCGCCGCGACCCGCGTGCCTCCTACCACGTGACCAGCGCCGACCGGTGGGCGTACACCGTCGCCGAGGGCACGGCCGAGCTCTCGCCCGTGGCCAAGGACCCGCACGACGAAACCGTGACCGAGCTCGTCCGCCTCTACCGCGACGTCCAGGGCGACCACCCGGACTGGGACGACTACCGGGCCGCCATGGTCCGCGACCGTCGCCTGGTGCTGCGGTTGAAGGTGGAGCGGGCGTACGGGATCCCGGCGCGCGCCGACCGGGGCTGAAACTCTCCCGCCGGTCACTGCGGGCGGCGGGATCCGCTGACCCCG encodes:
- a CDS encoding PPOX class F420-dependent oxidoreductase; this encodes MTQDAKDAKDAKDAKDAKDAKDAKDAKDAKDAKDAQDPAPDALLRLLSDGHGGVLVTLKRDGRPQLSNVSHAYYPDERIIRISITDDRAKTRNLRRDPRASYHVTSADRWAYTVAEGTAELSPVAKDPHDETVTELVRLYRDVQGDHPDWDDYRAAMVRDRRLVLRLKVERAYGIPARADRG
- a CDS encoding TetR/AcrR family transcriptional regulator, with amino-acid sequence MAETDESEPGLRARLVDVGVELVAREGAQALTLREIARRAGVSHGAPRRHFPTHLELLSAIARRGFDALAARATEATGAGTAAPRVQLTALGRCYLEFALDNQGMYELMFRHDLLESGHLGLRDTSLPLFARLVELVCRARPDADARLVAGALWANLHGVAQLWGWGSLQLATGADDFGPLLHTVLNAHLGPEVTG